A window of Chlorobium phaeobacteroides DSM 266 genomic DNA:
TCACTGCACTGCCAAATACAATCTTCTACGCTATTGCACTGCGTCCCCTATCCCTTTTTCCCAACTCTACCAGATCAGGTCGGATATCGCCGATCTTGACCGGCAGATTTTCAAGATCGCCTCGTCGTTGCCAGAGTATCAGTATGTGATCAGCATTCCCGGCTTCGGGCCGTTTATCACCGCGAAATTTCTGGCGGCCATCAATGATCCGAAACGGTTCTCCAATGAGGCACAGGTAATCAAGCTTGCCGGTTTTGATCTCTATGCCTCACGAAGCG
This region includes:
- a CDS encoding transposase; amino-acid sequence: MFSHCTAKYNLLRYCTASPIPFSQLYQIRSDIADLDRQIFKIASSLPEYQYVISIPGFGPFITAKFLAAINDPKRFSNEAQVIKLAGFDLYASRSGKPAGKAVPMISKKGNAELRFALVQAAIVATTRNTLFIRYLNQKLQGREQEKGILKKMRTKVASKLLVIAWTLMKQHEYFNGEHLKLT